The following are encoded in a window of Onthophagus taurus isolate NC chromosome 3, IU_Otau_3.0, whole genome shotgun sequence genomic DNA:
- the LOC139429332 gene encoding uncharacterized protein → MGAWNWEYIERRHIRIGTCRLHHHHHHHPQQKKSVIQALFQRAERICDKENLRKEERFLADVLQKNGYTMRDIRQEQKYYVCQTGRNIECRIKEHERDVRLRKIQQSAVAEHCHKGGHSIEFEKTKVLARNGHYFQRLTREGIEIHRHGNNMNRDDGWELSRT, encoded by the coding sequence ATGGGGGCATGGAACTGGGAGtatatcgaaagaagacaCATACGAATAGGTACCTGCAGGCTTCatcaccaccaccaccaccacccaCAACAGAAGAAGTCCGTCATTCAAGCCTTATTCCAGCGAGCAGAGAGAATATGCGATAAAGAGAAcctaagaaaagaagaaagattcTTAGCAGATGTGCTGCAGAAGAACGGCTACACAATGAGAGATATCCGACAAGAGCAGAAATATTACGTTTgccaaactggacgtaacatcgagtgccgcatcaaggaacaCGAAAGAGACGTCCGACTAAGGAAGATCCAACAATCTGCAGTCGCAGAGCATTGCCACAAAGGAGGACACAGCATAGAGTTCGAAAAAACCAAAGTGCTAGCAAGAAACGGACATTACTTCCAAAGATTGACGAGAGAAGGGATAGAGATTCATCGACATGGGAATAACATGAATAGAGATGATGGCTGGGAACTCAGCCGCACATAG